A genomic region of Hippoglossus hippoglossus isolate fHipHip1 chromosome 8, fHipHip1.pri, whole genome shotgun sequence contains the following coding sequences:
- the LOC117765746 gene encoding transmembrane emp24 domain-containing protein 1-like has product MQCDRRMMSVSAQLCLLACVTLTGHLTLALGSNQDVELTFLLPAGSTECFYQTTASNNTMEVEYQVIAGSGLAVGFDLISPSGHRVVSDFRQSEGIHTMTHTENGDYRLCFDNSFSKMSVKVVFFGVSVRPNSQSSGSRGRVEWEDMAMTDSLVEYKLEDIRATMDSVYQRLEKTRQVQASLRAFEARDRFLLEDNLWRVSFWSCLNLLVMLSVAATQIYTLQRLFDSNKRTCT; this is encoded by the exons ATGCAGTGCGACCGGAGGATGATGAGTGTGTCTGCACAGCTCTGTTTGCTGGCATGTGTCACTCTCACTGGACACTTGACTTTGGCTTTGGGCTCAAATCAAGACGTGGAATTGACATTTCTGTTACCTGCCGGCAGCACCGAGTGTTTCTACCAAACCACCGCGAGTAACAACACCATGGAAGTTGAATATCAG GTGATAGCCGGGTCCGGTCTGGCCGTTGGTTTTGACCTCATCTCACCCAGCGGACACCGGGTGGTCTCTGACTTCAGGCAATCTGAAGGCATCCACAC gATGACTCACACAGAGAATGGAGATTACCGGCTGTGTTTCGACAACAGCTTCAGTAAAATGTCGGTGAAGGTTGTGTTCTTTGGGGTGAGCGTCAGGCCAAACAGCCAGAGCAGTGGAAGTAGAGGCCGAGTCGAGTGGGAGGACATGGCCATGACTGACAGCCTGGTGGAGTACAAACTGGAGGACATCAGG GCGACGATGGACTCCGTGTACCAGCGACTGGAGAAAACCCGTCAGGTCCAGGCCTCGCTGCGGGCCTTCGAGGCGAGGGACCGCTTCCTTCTGGAGGACAACCTGTGGCGGGTGTCCTTCTGGTCCTGCCTCAACCTGCTCGTCATGCTCAGTGTTGCCGCCACTCAGATCTACACCCTGCAACGTCTCTTTGACAGCAACAAGCGGACGTGCACCTAG